A segment of the Odontesthes bonariensis isolate fOdoBon6 chromosome 8, fOdoBon6.hap1, whole genome shotgun sequence genome:
ctctttgggaatcaccttgttgctgcagaaatcctgttttctgtctgtcagactgtgttatctttgctgtttttcacagatgcagctaaagaaatgggaacaaatgatgtgtctctgtgacagactgctgggaacaaagtgcctaaagatccagtttaaaatggcttctttgctcagttgtctgttctgtgtggacacaacactggttcatcccttgagttaggagcctttttcctgcctgaatggttcataggtcagagttaagttgcttaacaaagaaaaaacacattcctctgaagatgctcaggtacaaggactggactgaagatgagggaagaaccAGAagatgtccaaagaaaaactttgaaagaccttcagaaagctggagaactgtttTCCACTTTGGAAGTAAGTAAGAGAAAGAGAAACTTCTGCCGATTTCGCTGCACCAACCAAATACTCAGTAGAAGACAGTTGTTATATCAAAACCTTCAATGTTTCAAACCTATTTTATACAAAAACTGGGTCAGAATGTGGATGCATAAAGGCAAAAAACAACAATGTGAACAGTGTTTCGCTCACCATCAGGAAGCACCTGAATCCCTTTCTTCTGCTGGTTGTTGTTGCTGGGGGCGGAGCTCTTATCACCGGGGAACTTTGGACCatctgaggtggaggtggactTTCCTGATGAATTCAGATTCTGATGGACAAAAACAGCTCAACGTGAAAGACTGAATCAAAAAATGGAGGGCTAAAAAGAGTAAGAAAAAGGAACTAATCTTACTGTTTTGCTGTCTTCGTTGGTGCTGGTGGGGTCTTTCGTCTGGTAGTTTGGCCCGGGGAGAGCTGGGAAGTCTTCGTTATGGATGGAGAAATCCTGCGACTGCTCATTGGACGGCTTGGTTACCATGCCAACTGGGAAAAAGGACCAATAACAACATGAAGATAAAACaccaaaacacatcagaaggATCAAAAGTGATTCAGGTGTACACTGAATCAGCTTTTTTCAGAAACCTGAGACTGAAGAGAAGATCTGGCATCAATCTCAGGAAATGATCTTTATATTAAAACTTTTTAATCACATCGAAGGTCTGAACTGAAGTTATCACAGTTGTTTTGTGATGCATTTACTTTGCTGTGAAACATAAGTTTTAATACTGTAAAATTCAGGAAACTGAAGATCTGAGGTGGAGAACAACACAGATTCTGCTGTGTGCTGTCATCTATTTGATGAAAGAGGATTGATGTTGTTACGGTTCATTCATAAAGCTGCAGTACGATACAGTCCTGACCAAAACATTTCGCATTTAGCGTTTCACTCACTTTGCTGTCTGACAGAAGTGGCTCCTTTGCTGCTATTCTCGACCTAACGCCACTATTGTGCAATCTTTGCACTGCTGGCAACCTGATTGCATTTACTCGACTCCTCAGGAGAAGACAATCCCGGTGCTTGGTTGAAATTCTTTCACACCCTGAAGCCTTTTTCACTGCAACAgaacctttattttttaagtttttaatgATCTGGTCCACAGGTTTTTCAGATGCAGCACGTTTAGCAGCAGTTTCCTCGCATCAAAGGTAGTTTTTATGCAAAGCTATGATGGCTGTGCAGGTTTCTTTAGAAGTAACCATTGCTGATGGAGAAAGACTGAGTTCAACACTCAGTTTACTGTTTAATTTCACTGAACGCGGTCATGTGATGACTTGATGTCATCATGTCGGGACCAAAGTTTGTTAAAAACTGGGATTTTGTCACAAAGttaacagtaatataacagtttTGTAGAATTTAGAAAGATGCTTCTGAGTGCTTGTTGGAACAATATAAAAGCATCGTGCATCACCAACATTAAAACTGAAGCAGTAGTGATTAGTAAAACAAAATCACTGCCAACACTTTTTCCCAGTACTGCCGTATAAAGTGGGAGAAATGTGAGCAATTAAACGTGACAAATAAGCTGCTTTCTTCTCAGAGCAAACGCAGTTCTTATTTCCTGATACCAACtacaacaaaatgaaaataaaaagaggtCGCAGACGTGTTCAGGCTCAGTAGGTTTCGACagttttaattaaataaaacactaaaaataaataataatcagTGTTTCTCTTCCTGTAATTAGGTGTTTGTAATGAGGGTTGTGACTGGTGGCCTGAGtgggattaagtgggtatagaaaatggatggatggatgatgaggGTTGTTGTGTTGGAGTGCTACCGTAGGGCGCCCGACCGGCCAGCGGGTTGAGCAGTGGGGTGGGATTCGAGCCTCCGTCCCTCCGACTCCGGTCAGCTAACGCCGGGAAGTCCGACAGGTCCAACCCCGTCACATTCTCACTGCCGTCTGAAAGCGCAAACGAGTGAAAACATGTGAGAAGAGAACGTATATAAACTGCGACCGGTTCTAAAAACTCCCTGCAGGATGTGTGTTTCGGTTACATTTCTGACACAATTCTACCATGGGTGAGCGTTAGTTTAATTTTACCTGTGCCGTTAAAGATGTTGTTGGATAAGGAGTTGTTCATGTTGAAGCCTGGATTCCTGTTCACCCCGAACCCTGACAtactgacacacaaacacacaaaacagcttCAGCAGTGCAAGCCTGAAAAGTAGAAGCGATGTGAAAGACATGTCAGCACACAGACGCTCAGAGTCACCGATCACATTTCTTTACATGTTACGGCAGATGTTTCAGGCAGGAAATAGACGGCGACCACAGCTACTGTTATTTACACTCAGCTGTTTAAGATTCATTTAAAAGTCTTAGATGGACAGAACTGTTATCAGTAAGACTGAGATGCTTTTCCTTTCCATCTGGTTGCTGAAGTCACCTTTTtctcttgtacattttcaacCAGCACAAATAATAACAACTGTAAAGGAGTCCTGTGatgtaaacacagaaaaactgtCAGCAAACtttaacaaacacacctgaactACTCTTATGAGCCATGCAGGGAGTAGCAGGGCATCAACACTGCTCGAACCACATATTGTTTAGATGTAGTAGCATTCTCAGACAGCAGGCGCCAGATAGAGATTAGGTTTGGACCACATGCACACAGAATGGTATCAAGAGGTATAAGAAGATCTCACAAACTAAGGTCATTGGGAATTTCCGTGCATGCTGAAATGTACATGTCTCGGTGATggtctgttcaataaattctCCATAAGAGGCTACAAAGGTGAGTCtgactcctttttctccacaacagctACAAGGGATCAGAATATGTGATTATTATATGCGTTTCATTGTAAACCCAATGGTCACCAGCTGTCTCATGGTTCATGTAGGAGGGAGCCATTTTCCCACTGCACGTTATAAAAATGGTTTGAAAGAAGTAACTCACGGTGACATGCACAGCTGAGTCGAGCTATGGTTACAGCTCCACTGGGTCATTTAACATGCATgctgtgtgagaaaatgtttAAGACATCCTGCTGCTTCTAACTTCATCTGTGGGAGATCACGCTATGGTATGCAAGTGCAGCTGAATTCACAGCTCGCACTTTATCTTTAAGCTACTttaatggtgattttgtcagattaGGCTGTGGTTATAGGATtgggattttattagagcagagagacattctggaaatgctttaagtgagtTCACATGACATcctaatgggctgattttcagtggtgtccagtgtttcccacagatgtgaaggcaatgtgtggtggtgggccacgggggggggggggggggtaaaaaataaaaattcttcaaaataattccttcgttaataattggtcacacagaactttattgtattaacccataagagcccagacccatttctacttaaatgaaaattaaaggggttataacacagactaaatagaccacatagaacccatttcagaattttttttccagaataccaccgcccactgtcagagatctgtaatgtgacataggctatatgtcacattgggagttaagaacctggataatttgtccatcaaggaaaattatgggggacgtaaggatgtgtgacacctgtgtcacggtgggtgacacaggtgtggcttatctgcagattttcacatcttcattgtaaacaaatgaataacatagctaattacactggtcggactgttcagctgtttcagactgatacctccggttcaggctgctcctcatcctcaacacgcacgtctctttttcaatcgcggcaaatatttttcaatactcatctggattgaagcagcaaacattcagtgtaagagtttaaaaaaactactttatttgattcacagctgctagtgtttagacctcgacaacccaactacattatttttttttttttttttacgacaaactttcgactagttaactttataaagaaggcgtaatcgcgtgtttgctatgggtcgggacgggacgggacaacattgtattcaaaatataaaatattttataggactttttaatgtgtgattttataaaggtgcacctgataccaacctttcgtgaatttcgccagccgtcttctttcggttgagccagagctatagagctaatctaacgcgacgctgaagctagcaagcttccagggaagcacggaggggaggggctgtgtgtgtgtgtgtaggctatgcgagagagacgctagggacagagagactgagggagagcagcaaggaaatgcagctgaacgaatacgagtatttttttaaatagcgttaaaaaaataaaaaataataacgaaacgcaatatgtggcggccggtgttgaatctgtggtgcaccgccacgaattagtctatgtgtgggaaacactgggtGTCACTACACTAGTCAAGCGTAGTTGAGTGAAACAATTTTATCCATGTAAACATCTCCACTGGTAAGTCCTCTGTGTTCAATCACTTTCTCCTGTTTCTTGTGTTAGAATAATCTCTTTTTATTCTCCATGTCAGTAATTGCATCACAGACATAACACTAAGAATCAATGTACTAAACTGTACTAAACTGCCCAAAGTTGCAAAAAGTACTGAAGTTTTATCCTCCTGAGCTTCATTGATTCTGTTGTTTCTCTGCCGCAGCAATGCAGAACAACCTTCAAGCTAAATGATCGTTATGGTAACTGGGCTCCATCACTTTCACTTTTAAAACACAAAGCAGAGCAGAACACTAAAGACTCAGCAGAACTTCACCTCCTGAAACTCAAAGCAGGAACCAGTCATGTCTgacccacacacactcacactggtGTTATATTGCACTTCATGTCAGCACAAGAGGACGAGTGCTAACATGTAACACTGTAAAGGCTACGATGGATTTATGGTGTATTTGATTTATTCTCTTTTGTTGCTGTTGAGTTCACAGATTTAACAGAAAACCTGTAAATACACTAAATGAAATGTAACACCTTCTCCAGTACACATATGAAACACCTCCCGTCGATGTCATTTGCATTCTAATTTATCAAAACATTAATAAATTAGGAGTACTACCTCTCAGTCCATTATGGACAAGAGTCATTGTTATTGCCTGTTATTTTGGCCAATAAACATGTTTCACAGCTTCTTATAACTCTTCCATTCGTAGCTCACAGACTAAACAGACTCCTAACAGCTGAAAACCTCACACATAAAAAAGTTACGAGTACTGTCACTGTGTTAAAGAGCCGCAAATAAAATCTGAGGATCTTTTGAAAGAAATTCAGctcttttcttttattactGAAACGCTGAGTTTAATTGCAGTGTTCGTGAACATCAGCCTGGTTTTACACCGCggtactaaaaagaaaaaaaaacaaacaattttctAACATTTAGAacaaattatttatttagtttatgaaaaaaaaacaatcataaaGCGTGTTTATCAGAAATGAAACAATGATTACTTGGGTCTGTAGAGTGAATATTTAGAGTGGGAATCGATATCTTCTCTAAAGTAGCTTAAACATGCTGTTAAATGTTGATCGCGGACACAGAGTGACAGGAAACATGAGTAAACATTTACTTTGTCTTCCTGTGTGTAAAGTGTGTGTTTTACCTGTTGATGGTGAACGGCTGCCGTGCCTGCTGCTGTTTGGGCATGCCGATGATGCTGGGAGACGACCGGCTCGGACTCCCCATGCTGCCACTCCTCCCTCCTCCACCGCCGGCCCTCTCTCCCCCCACTCCCATCCCGCTCGTCTGCCCCGTCGGACCGCCCACCTGCTGGTTGTGGTTCAGCACGCTCCGGCTGCTCATGGGCAGGATACCCCTGCACGGATACACAGCGGCAGAGACGATGTACATGATGATGTAGAGAAAGTGGAAGGTGAGCAGCTGCGACAGAGACTCTGAGGTCGTTTGTGACGACTTTGTTCAGACTGAGAAAACAGAAGTGGGCGTGCTGACCTATAGACTTAAATAAAGAAATCAAATATGATCCAGGAAGACCAGCAGtggaaaaaaacataattttaaGAGCTTTATCAGAAAGATGCAGATCCATCAGTGAATCTGTCAACATCACACTGTTGTTTGTCAGCATGAAGTATCTTTACACGTATATAAACTGTATAAATGTTTCCTGTTGGGAGGAGTACATCTTTTCCTTCTCTAACCCATTATCAGCTGCTCATTCCACATGTTATTGTCATAAATTTGAGACTGTACTATAACAGGAGGATCTAAATAAAGCAAAGTCAGAGTCACAGGCAGCTGACTAATTCGAAACAGGCTGATGCAAAAGGCTCGCTAACACAAAacacttaaagcgatactccggagtagattcaacctggggtcatttgaaccgtgatatccagccaagtagcccacccgcagttttttcgatattggctgaacatcagccgagttactgagttatcccgaatagcttcgtacaagggttaatggaccctggcagtatctccaaaattaccacactaaaaatcacatgccatgacaccaaacttctacagtagtacaaatatggtctgtactcacaaaacgatgcatttggaagtttgaaaatagtccaggagtttattattatcaacacaagcctaatagcttctctgctgctaaagctgcgtcgacgtcacttccttgatctgggagcttcaaagtaagatgagggttgatctactactgtagacaacaaagtatatgctatattctacatgttttttttatgattttttatgttgtagagttgtgaaattattttatcaatggagaaattgagcagccttgctttgttgtctacagtagtagatcaaccctcatcttactttgaagctcccagatcaaggaagtgacgtcgacgcagctttagcagcagaaaagctatcaggcttgtgttgataataataaactcctggactatgtacaaacttccaaatgcatcgttttgtgagtacagaccatatttgtactactgtagaagtttggtgtcatggcatgtgattttagtgtggtaattttggagatactgccaggttccattagcgcttgtacgaagctattcgggataactcagtaactcagctgatgttcagccaatatcgaaaaaactgcgggtgggctacttggctggatgtcacggttcaaatgaccccaggttgaatctactccggagtatcgctttaagctTCATAAGTTAAAAATTCAtgagaaaaaaattctgaaatcaCTCTGCGCCCACTTGTAAAATTGAGTTGCTCTGCCCTCAAAAAAGTTTGCAAAAATTAGACTAAAGGGTTTCAGCTCCACTGATCACAGAAGATTCCATATAAAAGCAAAGTTGTGTTAGTTTGTAGTTTCTATGAGTCTCAGTCTTTTGGAACGTGCTTGCACGAAGAGGCTGgagaaagaaataaaccaaCACACGAAAGGAAGGTGGAGAAAGAACGCTGACTCTCAGTACAGGTTTCAACATCAGTTTGATGTTTTAACAACTCGGAAACACACAGCAGGAAGCTGTGAGTGCACACAGTGTGGTTTACCTGCTCGGTGAGGGGGGTGTGTGCATGGTGCCAGAGTTGGGAGTGCTGGCATGACTGGATAGCTGGCTGGCAGACTGGTTCAGCCCGCTTCGACTTAACTGAGGTGCAGCACTGCTGTTCATTGTCCGCATGGGAAACCCCAGAGCACCTGCAGGCGGCCGCAGAGAGAAAAGATGTTAAAAACCAAATAGAAGTATTCACATGTCATGTTTGTGTGGCTGAGTGTACACATTTAAACCAACACAAACCAGGACTGTTGTTATGTGTATCCATCTGCAAGTGCAGCCTGAAGCTCGTCTGCTTTCAATGAATGCCTAAGAATGTTCTAAGAGTTCATTTTACAGGGACAGTAAAAATGGAAACAATATCACATCCAGTAAACAGAGAAGTGACTCCTGCACGGTGTAACATGAAGGCTAAGTGTAACTACATCAACCTGAAAGCATCGGTTTATTTGACAATATGCTTCCGGTTTGTAACAGAAACATTTGGGAGCTCCTCTGCAGATGCTGCTGTACGTGTCAACAGAGGATCAGTTTAACTGCTTTGACTAGGCCACTTGTGTTTTCTCCTCGACTAACCTTGTGGCAGGGAAATGTGAGAGGAGGCCACACGAGGCCAGTGTCACCAACAAGATAAAGGAGTCTATCTTCCAAACATCTAAAACTGAAGCCTTGTCTGTTAACATTCATCTCACCTGAACCTCTGACGTTTACTCTGTATGACAGAGTTAGAAAAAGAATAGAAACTGTGCAGATAACGAGGCTGATGTTGTGCTCGTTTTATCCCACCCGAACTATCAATCTTAACTCTTCACATTAGATTTATCGCACCCCTAACTGGAGACAGACTCATCTTTACAGAGCTCATCAGTGAGAAAAGTGTGTTAACATGACagtcaacacagcctgaacttTTGATCAGAGatatttgtgcgtgtgtgtgtgtgtgtgtgtgttgatctTACTCTGTGGGCCATATAAGCTGGCTCCCAGCTGTGACAGCTGACCCGttgaggaggcagaggaagacGCCAGCATCTGAACACACAGGAAACACTCATAAGTTCAGCTGCACGTCACATAAACATATACATCAGCTGATGACATTAGATGAATTGTTTTAGCTCGTTGATATTTTGAAATCTTTAGTGCCAATTCCAAAAGATGCATTTTCTCTAATAAGCCAATTTTGCCAAATGTAGTTCTAACTCGGTCACAATGAAAAGCTGCCTACAGTT
Coding sequences within it:
- the LOC142385619 gene encoding CCR4-NOT transcription complex subunit 2-like isoform X4 encodes the protein MFGANRKKFMEGGIESDYADDASLYYSQQSMFPPHRADKEMLASSSASSTGQLSQLGASLYGPQSALGFPMRTMNSSAAPQLSRSGLNQSASQLSSHASTPNSGTMHTPPSPSRGILPMSSRSVLNHNQQVGGPTGQTSGMGVGGERAGGGGGRSGSMGSPSRSSPSIIGMPKQQQARQPFTINSMSGFGVNRNPGFNMNNSLSNNIFNGTDGSENVTGLDLSDFPALADRSRRDGGSNPTPLLNPLAGRAPYVGMVTKPSNEQSQDFSIHNEDFPALPGPNYQTKDPTSTNEDSKTNLNSSGKSTSTSDGPKFPGDKSSAPSNNNQQKKGIQVLPDGRVTNIPVGMVTDQFGMIGLLTFIRAAETDPGMVHLALGSDLTTLGLNLNSPENLYPKFASPWASAPCRPQDIDFHVPSEYLTNIHIRDKLAAIKLSRYGEDLLFYLYYMNGGDLLQLLAAVELFNRDWRYHKEERVWITRAPGMEPTLKTNAYERGTYYFFDCLNWRKVAKVSPDSRTVSLPASTSHLKLQKNIWVRSESRHSDSSFSSEKEFHLEYDKLEERPHVPSTFNYNPAQQAF